From a region of the Fibrobacter sp. UWB16 genome:
- a CDS encoding FeoA family protein — translation MCLSELQENQKGLIQKINGDSRFISRVVSMGLPPSSPFLVLQNDGRTPVLVYSHDTMIAINRKECMQIDVEMA, via the coding sequence ATGTGTTTGTCTGAATTACAGGAAAATCAAAAGGGCTTGATTCAAAAGATTAACGGGGATTCCCGCTTTATTTCTCGCGTGGTTTCGATGGGACTTCCGCCGAGCAGTCCGTTCTTGGTGCTGCAAAATGATGGGCGTACTCCGGTTCTCGTGTATTCGCACGATACGATGATTGCGATTAACCGCAAAGAATGCATGCAGATTGACGTGGAGATGGCATGA
- the feoB gene encoding ferrous iron transport protein B, translating to MRTIALLGQPNSGKSTLFNALTGSHQHVGNWPGKTVERAEGFFTQGEELYRVVDLPGSYGLTANSAEEVVTRTYIEHGYADIVCIIVDASQLERSLYMLADFAGVKSPVMLVLNMMDVAEQKGKKIDVQKIEKLLNIPVLGFTAANLDDYPKFFETLNRALEKKATISSDKIRDIVERDGKKSRVTNLKKLEDLIASLKFDNRERFWVASKLLENDSLVRSEVETAVTPEHWKQIKEILDAEGSDGGLLTGEAKYRFVSEVLRDASEGEEKSMKLSRFDKIATHRIWGKIVAFFILVLTLAVSMMIAVPIIASCFGLQHVAEPLVVQMCEKFGWWPSVASFINGVIIGGLSVTVAMMSFVFAILVTFGLMEDTGYLARSSYVFDSWLSRLGLHGKAFMPLFSGLACTGGAVCGTRVLDTRGQRLFAMVLLWSIPCGSKVAVVLFLASVFFGSAAPLFGLVYVAMIFASFWLSSKLFGNKLMPVNERVGMIMELPPYHKPHWKILLKTVARNVWAVFKKAIAVIWFVSLLFWLISYSKDGNVEHSVLYTIGNAIEPFTQIFGMRWQLFISYIGGIFSKEASLGVMSVVFSSTTDAFSLVARNEAGANLGEMMRAVVTIPEALAFIFASMFNIPCVLAMGTTYRETHSLKWMLAIAGYYFAISLGLAFIVYHIALWVL from the coding sequence ATGAGAACGATTGCTTTGCTGGGACAGCCGAATTCCGGCAAGTCCACTCTTTTTAATGCATTGACGGGCTCGCATCAGCATGTCGGTAACTGGCCTGGGAAAACGGTGGAAAGGGCGGAAGGCTTTTTCACGCAGGGCGAAGAACTTTATCGCGTTGTTGATTTGCCGGGTAGCTATGGGCTTACGGCAAACTCTGCCGAAGAAGTTGTAACGCGCACTTACATTGAACACGGTTATGCCGACATTGTCTGCATTATCGTTGACGCTTCGCAGCTGGAACGCAGCCTTTACATGCTTGCAGATTTTGCAGGCGTTAAAAGCCCGGTGATGCTTGTGCTTAACATGATGGATGTTGCCGAGCAGAAGGGCAAAAAGATTGACGTCCAGAAAATCGAAAAACTTTTGAACATTCCGGTGCTTGGCTTTACGGCAGCAAATTTGGACGACTATCCGAAATTCTTTGAAACGCTGAATCGTGCGCTTGAAAAGAAGGCGACGATTTCGTCGGATAAAATTCGTGATATTGTTGAACGCGATGGCAAAAAGTCGCGTGTTACAAATCTGAAAAAGCTTGAAGATTTGATTGCATCTCTAAAATTTGACAATCGCGAAAGATTCTGGGTTGCATCAAAGCTTTTGGAAAATGATTCGCTCGTGCGTTCGGAAGTCGAAACGGCGGTGACACCGGAACATTGGAAGCAAATCAAGGAAATTCTGGATGCTGAAGGTTCTGATGGCGGACTTTTGACGGGTGAAGCGAAGTACCGCTTTGTCTCTGAAGTTCTCCGTGATGCGTCTGAAGGCGAAGAAAAGTCGATGAAGCTTTCTCGCTTTGATAAAATTGCGACGCACCGCATCTGGGGTAAAATTGTCGCGTTCTTTATTCTCGTGCTTACGCTTGCCGTGAGCATGATGATTGCAGTCCCGATTATTGCAAGCTGCTTTGGACTCCAGCATGTTGCAGAACCGCTTGTGGTTCAAATGTGCGAAAAGTTTGGCTGGTGGCCTTCTGTAGCGTCGTTCATCAATGGCGTTATCATTGGCGGTCTATCTGTGACTGTCGCTATGATGAGCTTTGTCTTTGCGATTCTCGTGACATTTGGCCTGATGGAAGATACAGGCTACTTGGCGAGATCTTCGTATGTGTTTGACTCGTGGCTTTCAAGGCTTGGCTTGCATGGCAAGGCATTTATGCCGCTGTTCTCTGGGCTTGCTTGCACGGGCGGCGCCGTTTGCGGTACGCGCGTGTTGGATACACGTGGACAGCGCTTGTTTGCGATGGTGCTTTTGTGGTCGATCCCGTGCGGCTCAAAAGTTGCCGTAGTGCTTTTCCTTGCTTCTGTTTTCTTTGGCTCGGCGGCTCCGTTGTTTGGCTTGGTTTATGTAGCGATGATTTTTGCATCGTTCTGGCTCTCGTCTAAACTTTTCGGAAATAAGCTGATGCCGGTGAATGAACGCGTGGGCATGATTATGGAACTCCCGCCGTACCACAAGCCACATTGGAAAATTTTGCTCAAGACGGTTGCTCGCAATGTCTGGGCGGTTTTCAAGAAGGCGATTGCAGTTATTTGGTTTGTGTCCCTCTTGTTCTGGCTTATTTCGTATTCGAAAGATGGAAATGTGGAACATAGCGTACTTTACACCATTGGCAATGCGATTGAACCATTTACGCAGATTTTCGGTATGCGCTGGCAACTGTTTATTTCGTATATCGGCGGAATCTTTAGTAAGGAAGCGTCGCTTGGCGTGATGAGCGTTGTCTTCTCGAGTACAACGGATGCGTTCTCGCTTGTTGCCCGTAATGAGGCGGGTGCAAATCTTGGCGAAATGATGCGTGCCGTGGTGACAATCCCGGAAGCTCTTGCATTTATTTTTGCATCCATGTTCAATATCCCTTGTGTACTAGCAATGGGTACAACGTATCGTGAAACGCATTCCCTTAAGTGGATGCTTGCGATTGCGGGTTACTACTTTGCAATTTCGCTCGGCTTGGCGTTTATCGTTTACCACATTGCGCTGTGGGTGCTTTAG
- a CDS encoding TonB-dependent receptor — protein sequence MKNIVFAAFAAFAVVSAYAQDDEVTSFEDFDEPVAESNATDASNGGTSEVNAASGSASSEDVTKLDLLSVETESEAEQTAIAKQVETVSTIDAAELQNTSKSVSKAINSASGVKVRKSGGMGSEGKINIRGMEGKNIKVLVNGVPVETQGNLGLDDIPIDQIADIEVYKGYIPARFATDGAGGAINIVTKKRPTNSVDASYSFSSFNTHKASVAASRLIDSIAGTASLEIGVSGYFNHSDNDYEFTSPYMKSSTGEDTSVVRDHDHYTSYNVQAFANLMNAWFDQISLGASFGAFDKQIQGVENRIKESTSEGYNFGASLGLDKKNFFAKNLNFSDYFSFGYAENKITDTSRVHCRNWFSCDTAQKNVGELVSMGLPRLRTVQVYDFNNLLNFDYQFIKDQKIYWNTLVKYHRENPEDDYGSEKAQFNTAGLPGEVFSITTGLSLENNFFDSRLQNLLGFKFHYMKAEISNMPTSLLIEPAVESNDYHDFSYDESLMFKVAKQLSVKASYQHAVRLPTPEELFGDGIRVSAATKLKPEQADNFNFGISVDLQELPFVTRLRFDGDVFYSYYKDRIHYMSSAQMSTPYFNMNPIRAWGYEGDVKLDVNEWVLLGTNWTFQDLRNMKYTAKQGVPKKAIVPNIPRFFMNYLAEFHIGDLFGKEDFLKVWWSANYTDEYFYGWKISSRQSRKIKASFTQDVGVEYSIWDNKLGWSFEVDNITDSESFDKFGESKPGRSFATKIRYSFK from the coding sequence ATGAAAAATATTGTTTTTGCCGCTTTTGCGGCATTTGCCGTTGTTTCTGCTTATGCGCAGGATGACGAAGTTACTTCGTTCGAAGATTTTGATGAACCGGTCGCGGAAAGTAATGCGACTGATGCTTCCAATGGTGGCACTTCTGAAGTAAATGCTGCGAGCGGTTCCGCAAGTTCCGAAGATGTGACGAAGTTGGATTTACTCTCGGTCGAGACGGAATCTGAAGCGGAGCAGACTGCTATTGCAAAACAGGTTGAAACGGTTTCAACGATTGATGCCGCTGAATTGCAAAATACGAGCAAGAGCGTTTCTAAGGCGATTAATTCTGCGTCTGGCGTGAAAGTGCGTAAGTCTGGCGGAATGGGTAGCGAAGGCAAAATCAATATTCGCGGCATGGAAGGCAAGAACATTAAGGTGCTTGTCAACGGCGTTCCTGTCGAAACGCAGGGAAATTTGGGACTTGACGATATTCCTATCGACCAAATTGCAGATATCGAAGTTTATAAGGGCTATATTCCGGCGCGTTTTGCAACGGATGGCGCGGGCGGTGCCATTAACATTGTGACTAAAAAACGTCCGACAAATTCTGTGGACGCTTCTTATAGTTTTTCGAGTTTCAACACGCATAAAGCTTCAGTTGCCGCGAGCCGTTTGATTGATAGCATTGCGGGAACTGCAAGCCTTGAAATTGGTGTGTCCGGTTACTTTAACCATTCCGATAATGATTACGAATTCACTTCGCCGTATATGAAAAGTTCTACGGGCGAAGATACGAGCGTTGTTCGCGATCACGATCATTACACCTCTTACAATGTGCAGGCTTTTGCAAATTTGATGAACGCCTGGTTTGACCAAATTTCGTTGGGTGCAAGTTTTGGTGCTTTTGACAAGCAGATTCAGGGCGTTGAAAATCGCATTAAGGAATCAACCTCCGAAGGCTATAATTTCGGTGCTTCTCTTGGACTGGATAAGAAAAATTTCTTTGCGAAAAATTTGAATTTTAGCGATTATTTTTCGTTCGGTTATGCTGAAAATAAAATTACCGATACGAGCCGAGTCCATTGCCGCAACTGGTTTAGCTGCGATACAGCGCAAAAGAATGTAGGCGAACTCGTGTCTATGGGACTCCCGAGATTACGCACGGTGCAGGTGTACGATTTCAATAACTTACTGAATTTTGATTATCAGTTTATTAAGGATCAAAAGATTTATTGGAATACGCTCGTCAAGTACCACAGGGAAAATCCTGAAGACGATTACGGCTCTGAAAAGGCTCAGTTTAACACAGCGGGGCTTCCGGGAGAAGTTTTCTCGATAACGACGGGGCTTTCTCTTGAAAATAATTTCTTTGATTCGCGACTCCAGAATCTTCTCGGTTTCAAGTTCCATTACATGAAGGCTGAAATTTCGAATATGCCGACAAGCCTTCTGATTGAACCTGCTGTAGAATCGAATGATTACCATGATTTCAGTTACGATGAAAGCTTGATGTTCAAGGTCGCAAAGCAACTTTCTGTGAAGGCTTCGTATCAGCATGCTGTACGTTTGCCGACTCCTGAAGAACTCTTTGGCGATGGCATTCGCGTGAGTGCGGCGACAAAGTTGAAACCTGAACAGGCTGATAATTTCAACTTTGGAATTTCTGTAGACTTGCAGGAACTGCCGTTTGTAACAAGACTCCGCTTTGACGGTGATGTATTTTATTCGTACTACAAAGATAGAATCCATTACATGAGTTCTGCACAGATGTCTACGCCTTACTTTAACATGAATCCGATTCGTGCCTGGGGCTACGAAGGCGACGTAAAGCTGGATGTCAATGAATGGGTTTTGCTCGGAACGAACTGGACTTTCCAGGACTTGCGTAACATGAAATATACGGCAAAACAGGGCGTCCCCAAGAAGGCGATTGTACCGAATATTCCGCGATTCTTTATGAACTATCTCGCGGAATTCCATATTGGTGATTTGTTTGGCAAAGAAGACTTCTTGAAAGTCTGGTGGTCTGCAAATTATACGGATGAATATTTCTACGGCTGGAAGATTAGCTCCCGCCAGAGCCGTAAAATTAAAGCTTCGTTCACGCAAGACGTGGGCGTTGAATATTCCATTTGGGATAATAAACTGGGCTGGAGCTTTGAAGTCGATAATATCACGGATAGCGAATCGTTCGATAAGTTTGGTGAAAGTAAACCGGGTAGAAGTTTTGCAACAAAGATTCGCTACAGTTTTAAATAG